In the genome of Calothrix sp. PCC 6303, the window GTAAGCATTTACAGCTTTTTAAGCGAATTATGTTTACATATTGACTACTGTATAAAAACTAAGCTTTCTGTATTGAACTTATCCTCTGCCTGAGTATGTTCTGTTAAGCGATGCCCTTTGTTCCACTTTCTTTGGTATCGCACCCAACCTCTCCCTAGTTCCCTGCTTGCTGCAATACTCAACCTCCTGGATAATTGGGAAATTACCTGTAGGTTGTGTCCAATACAATAGTTCGTAAATACTATATTTATCACTGGTGGACACCAACAACACTTCGACAAGCCAAGACGCAAGCTACAGTGACCACACGATTTTGCCATCCCTGATAAACCACGTCCCGCTCATCTTTCGGCTCAATAAACTGGTAAACCCTTTCTCGATTATCCCTACTCCCCATCCTGCCAACGTAGGTTAACTTCAACCCCAACTTACTCAGTAGTTTCTGGATAATAGCGATCGCACTCAACCCCTCGGAAACAGAAACTCCCAAATAGTCACGGATAAAATATCGATGCTTCACAGCCAAAGCCTTCAAATTCTGCAACTCCGCATCAGAACCGCGAAACATCACCCCTGGCGTGAGAAAATAACGGATATTAAATTCCTCCAGCAACAATACAGCAGGTAATAACTGCCCCCGGTTAAAATCAGGCTTCCAAACAGCACTCTCACCCGCTTCTATCTGCGATTTAGCCCTTTTAGAATCGCGCTCAATAAGCTGTTCCCGTCCAATGGTGAGAAAATAATGCAGCCGCAGTTGTGGATACCAGCTAGAGCACCAGTCCAGTAGAAGTAGTTGACAAGATACATAGTTTTTGCAGAGGCTAATTTATAGGAGAATAAGGAGAATAAGGTATGAGGAGTGCAAACTATGCGTCCATTAATATGGGAACCTCCAATCTCCCTGTCAAGCAAAGAAGAAAAAGTTGCGAAACGTATACGCAAAGCAAAGTTATTTGTATTTTTGCGGCAAATACGACACGAATTATTTGACCCAGACTTCCAAACGGAGTTAGCAAGGGTATTCAAGGACAGTAGTGTTGGTTTATCTCCAATACCACCAGCACAACTTGCACTTGCAGTAATTTTACAAGCATATACAGGGGTTTCAGATGACGAGGCAATAGAAGCGATTGAAATGGATAGGCGATGGCAGCTAGTTTTAGATTGTCTCGATTGTGAACAAGCTCCATTTGGCAAAGGGACACTAGTTAGATTTCGTGCGCTTTTGATGTCAAAGTCTCTTGACCAGAGGATTGTGGCGAAAACAGTTGAAATGGCACATTTTCATGAAGGTTACAATCCGAAGTCGTTAAAAGTAGCCTTAGATTCAAGCCCGTTATGGGGAGCGGCACGTGTGGAAGACACGTATAATTTGTTAGGTCATGCACTAAGGAAAGCATTATTCGTAATAGCTCAGAATTATGAACAGGACGATTCTGGTGTTACAGGCGTTACAGCGACTATCGGTGCAGAAATCATCACGGGAACGAGCCTGAAAGCTGCCTTAGATTTAGATTGGGATGACCCGGAAGCTCGTAATGTTGCACTATCTACAATATTGCAAACATTAGACTCAGTTGAGTCTTGGGTACAAACAAAAAACTGATTTGGAATGAAAAACAAGCACTCAAGTCAACAAGAGCATTGAAGATGCGAGGCAAATTGAATCACAAGATGTTGAGGAGAAATCTGATGGCTCCCCAAAGCTCCGTAAAGGTGTTGCTAAAGATAGACGCATTTCAATTGAGGATGAGGATATGCGTCATGGTCGTAAAAGTCGCAAGCCAAAAAATTGATGGTTACAAACGTCATATTTTCAAAGACTTAGAATTGCAAATGGTAAGAGCTGTTGGTGTTACCAGAGCAAACGAACCAGAAGCATCTGTAACTATGGCAATTGAGTTCGACTTAAATGCCCAGAACGTAACAACTCTTGACATCAAAGAGCTACATATTGACCGTGCATATTTAGCTAGTCATTGGGTTAAACAACGCACACCTGATATGACTATTATTTGCAAGGCAATGGAAAGTCCGCAACGGTAATTTTTTTGATAAAAAATGCCTTTTGTTCTGGATTGGGAAAATCTATTTCATTCGCTGTCCCAATGGAGTTAGTTTACCCTTTAATGAGGGGACTGTTGTCCCACTTCCCCAAACACGAATGTCAAACCTGTCCTTTACGCTCTCAATGTACAGAGAGTAAGCAAGGTCGCAGTATCTCTATTCACCCTGACGAGTCTCTACTTGTAGAGCTACGGGAACGTCAAACTACACAGAGTGGACGTGAGAAACTCCGCGAGCGCGTTAGTGTTGAGCATAGTTTTAGCTCATATTGGTCAGTGGCAAGGAGATAAAGCTCGCTACATTGGCTTACGCAAAAACCTTTTTGACCTTCGACGTATGGCTGTTGTTCATAATCTCCACGTTCTTGCTCGTATGTTTGAAACTAATAATAAAGAAATTTCTAATTTTAATAATTCATACTCTGCCTGATTTGTCAATATCTTCTACTGGACTGGTGCTCTAGGCTACCAGTTCAGTCCTCGGCTAGCAGATGTGGGAGAGGCTCGCTTTTGGCGTTTAGATTCGCTTGCAGATTATGGGGTTCTAAATGGAATAGCACGCCAAAAAGTCAATACCTCTTTTATTGAGAATTATTGGGATGACATGCTACGAGTTGCTGGGTCTTTGAAATTGGGAACGGTAAGCGCGTCAGAAATTATGCGAACTTTATACCGAGGTGACAAACCTTCTGTTTTGGGTCGAGCGATTGGAGAGTTGGGACGTATAGCCAAAACTTTGTACCTATTAAACTATGTCGATGATGAGGCGTACCGTCGTCGAATTTTGACTCAGCTAAATCGAGGTGAAGGACGACATGGGCTTGCCAGAGTTATATTTCATGGTCAAAAGGGTGAGTTGCGTCAACGTTACCGGGAGGGACAAGAAGACCAACTTTCGGCTTTGGGGTTAGTCGTAAATGCTTTGGTACTATGGAATACATATTATATGGATGCTGCACTTACCTCTATCGGTTTACAGCAAAGCATAAATCAAGAGGATATAGCGCGGCTATCGCCTTTGGGGCATTCCCACGTCAATATGTTAGGGCGTTATCAGTTTTCTTTACCTCTGGCAGTTATGCAGGGAGAAATGCGTCCATTACGCGATCCAAATGACCCAAATGAGCAGGAGGATTAAAACGCTTATGTAGCAGGCGTTTCAGCCTTAGCGTAAGTTTCTGTACGATTGCTCATTTCACCCCCTAAATAAATGTTGCTATTAAAATGAAATCACGTTTGTTTTACTACAACAAATATCAATAAACCAATTACCTAAATTTGGGAAAACTTCATGATTAGAATCGGTTAGCCGCTCAATCTGTTTTTCGATTTGAGCCATAGCTTTTTTTGTAAGCTTTACCCCATTCTCATAAGTTTCGTGTACTAGCTTAACGACTGGATGTTTCCCGTTCCATTTCATAGTGCTAGCAAAATTTAAAGCCGTTTCTAGTTCATCTAAAATACTCCCATTCCAATGATTTTCTAGTACTGCCCATGTCCTTTCTATTGGATTGTATTTACTATGATAGGGAGGATAATAAGCTAAACGTATATTTACTTGATGTTTGTGAGCAAACTCTACTATACGTTTCATAAATTGGGTACGCCGCGAACTATTCTGCGGACCATTATCTTGATTCAGAAGTAGTGTTTTAACTTCAGAAAAACGATGCTTTTCACAAGACCAAAAATCTTCTAGAATATCAACGATAAAATCACTTGTAACTTTCGATTCTGTAAAGTACAAAAATAACTCGTCAAGCTCTGGAAGAAATATTCCATAAGGAGTTACAGTTGTTTTCGGATTATAATCATGGTCTGATGCTTTCACCCCATCCCGGCTTTTACCCCCTCGGTCAAATGAGCCGATCTTAACACAGGCTTTTCCGTCCATGCTTAGACGTAAAACACTCTTATCTTCATCTGCATCTTTATTTACTACATCTAATTGCTCAAAGATTGCATCAGTTTGTGGGATTTTTTTTGAGGCTGAACTTTCTTTACCCTTCTGAGCTTATAACCTAAATTATTTAATTTGACTCGAATTGTTTCTGATGTATGTAACTTTTCATCACTATAACCAGACTTTTCGATTAATTGCTTTCTAACTTCGGCTGCACTGAGTCTAGTATATAGTCTTTGACTTTTAAAACTCGGATCGGTTTGACTATAGAAGTCAACTATTTTTTTGATATCTTCTAAAAGATTTGGCAGATGTTCTTCTGCTTTGTAACGTCCTTTGCCACTCATGTTATCAACACAAGTAATACCGCTTTTTAATTCTCTTGTTCCTTTGCGAATTGTGTCTCGATTCCATCCTAATTCTGATTGTGCAAGTCTTTGCCCTCCTAAACCTAAGCTTTGAACTGTCGAAGCCATAAATCTACGCTTTTCTGCACCTTTTAATTGAGATGCAGTTTCAATGAACAACTTTTTCAGAGAATCAGTTAATACTATAGTCACCAGTTGCTACACTCAAAAACTCAGTCATTATTCAAATTACTACAAAAGGGGGATGAAGGGGCTGCCGTCGGCAGCCCCTTCATCCCCCTTTAAAATGATTATCATTATTTCCAATGGAATAGTTTATTTTCTGGAAGTCCCTTACTGATTGCATTATTTGGCAGTAATCAAAACTGCCTTAACTGCTATGGATATGAATTGGAATTGAGAACTGACTGTCCTGGTTCTTCTCCCTTACTTTTAGTATTTTGTTGTAAAATCATTGTAACGCGATGAAATGCATTGCGTTACTAAAACAGTAATAAAATTTAACCCGCCTTGTCAGTTGACGGAGGCGGGTTTTCTTTCATGATTTGTAAGATGCGATCGCGTTGCAGCCTGAGAGATTGATTTTCCTCTCTCAGGCTACTGATTTTTTTGCCATTTCTTGTTGCTGCTTCTCTAATAACTCTAGTCTCTGTCCTTGAAGCGAAAGCATTTCATACACTTTCTCAAGATTTGGTTTTTCTGATTTCTGGTTTCCTTGTCGCTTCACAAAATCCGCAACTATTTCGTTAAGCAACTGAGATGGTCTTACCCCTCTATTGTTGGCTATCTTTTCTATTTCTTCTTTTATTTCGCTGCTAGTACGAAAGTTTATTTGTGTTTCAAGCTTCATATTCCTCGATGTTTTGCGTTGCAATGGTTCTACTGAATTATAATTCCTCATCCTATAAAAAGAAAAACTGTGCGTTGCAAATCTTGCTTTTGCGACGCAAATGAATTACACTGTATTTATGAAAACCAACCAAAAAGCGATCGCACTTGTTTGGTAGACGGAGCGATCGCCCTTTGAACCTTTGCAGGAGTCTATATTATGACGCATCTAATCAATACACAGCAAGCACAAACTGAAACAGAAAGCCAAATTCTACAACAGACGCAAATTCTAGGCAAAAAAGAAATCAGGGCTGTAGAAATATCATTTTACGACCATGAAATATATGCTGGAAACGAGCTAATAGCCACCATCACTCACGATACCGATGATTTTGTAACCCAGCGTTGGGTGGTCATGGTAAACGGCATAGAAATTCATCGCTCGAATACCTGGGCAAAGTGCGACAGCTATATTACATGGCACTACACCCAAGGAACATTGCCCACACAGCAACAACAGATAGAAGCAACTACTGGTAATGAAATAATGGCGCAAATCGCCACAGAATGCGAAAAGTTTGAGTTTGATATCTTTGATGATGGTATTTACTACAACGATACGAAGCTTGGGGAAGTTAGTTGCACAGATGGGAATTGGTGGGTAACAAGAGCATCATCTCAGCAACACCATAAAATACCATGTGATTCTGCATTTAGTGCTGTTTGGTTTTTACAGATACTGTTAGCCTCACCAGATATAGATGCTAAACGTACTTCTTTTATAGGTGCACAAAGCGAAATTTCCCATAGAGAAGGCTTACTCGATAAGCCGTGTGATGAATTGACGGCTATTCAATGGGAGCAACTTAAAAAGTATAAGCCACTCCCAGAAAATATGGCGTTGTTGACAGCATAAGACGAAAAAAGGTGGGTCTTACCGCCCACTATCTCAACTAAAACCAAGAAGTCTTACTTCAAGGATGAAGCATGAAAATTACTACCGTATCAATATCCTACAGTCGGAAATTTAATCTTGGGTCGTATGAATCCCTTGATTTAGGCTGTTCTCTTTGGGCGCAATTGGAAGAGGAAGAAGATGCTGATGGAGTAGTTCAATATCTTTACCATCAAGCAAAAGCATCTGTAAAAAATGCGGCAATCCCTGTACTAAAAGCTTCGGGATATCAGATAAATAAAGTCAACTCTCAAAAACAATCTGTAGACACATCTATTGAAGAGAATTCGGAGGAATTATAATGATTACTGAAATCAAATTAAGGCTTTGCAATCCTCCAGAACCGATTTATTTATATGTCAAAAATGGAGAATTGAGCGGCGAATCATACTTGTGGTATAACTACGACATCAACAACGAGAAAACAATTCCAGTGCAGCAAAGAGGGTTAACTGGATATTTACAGAATCTCCGGTTAACGAGTAAAGAATTTAGAGGAAAGGACAATTTAAAGCTGGATATTGTGATTGCAGCAGACGAAATATATATCGTCAGAACTGGCATTGAAACAAATTTTGCCAAAACCTTTTTATTAGCAGTATCGCAGGTTAAAGACTTCTCCAAACCTCTAATTATTGCTGCTACACCTGGAGAAGAAAATGTTGTGTTTTGTCGGCTCTATGATGCTGCAACTAAAATTCGGATTCGTAGTGAATGGAATAGGGATGCTGATTGGGCTGGAATAATTAGTAACGTTCAATCTAAATTAGTTGCGACATCAGAAGAGCTTTCTTTTCCAGAACACCAAACTAAACCACATCAATCTGTAGTTTTTCCAGTATTAGAAACAAATCAAGATGTGCGTGTTAAGCAAATTCGTACATTGCTGAATTATCCAGTTGAATTAGTTGTGGAGTGGCTGAAATTTCAGGAAGTAGAACGACCAAACCAGTTGAAGCCAAATCAAATTGACGAATTGGTGAAAACCATGTGTTTATATTGGGGACAAGATAAATTTGAGAATTCCAATTTTGCTACCAATTCCTATCAGAAATCTGTTGTTGAAGCTATAACTAATGGAATTTCCGAAATTGAAGCAATTACAACTTGGATGGAGAATATCTCGGAAA includes:
- a CDS encoding ISAzo13 family transposase (programmed frameshift) is translated as MVLTDSLKKLFIETASQLKGAEKRRFMASTVQSLGLGGQRLAQSELGWNRDTIRKGTRELKSGITCVDNMSGKGRYKAEEHLPNLLEDIKKIVDFYSQTDPSFKSQRLYTRLSAAEVRKQLIEKSGYSDEKLHTSETIRVKLNNLGYKLRRVKKVQPQKKFPQTDAIFEQLDVVNKDADEDKSVLRLSMDGKACVKIGSFDRGGKSRDGVKASDHDYNPKTTVTPYGIFLPELDELFLYFTESKVTSDFIVDILEDFWSCEKHRFSEVKTLLLNQDNGPQNSSRRTQFMKRIVEFAHKHQVNIRLAYYPPYHSKYNPIERTWAVLENHWNGSILDELETALNFASTMKWNGKHPVVKLVHETYENGVKLTKKAMAQIEKQIERLTDSNHEVFPNLGNWFIDICCSKTNVISF